The Zingiber officinale cultivar Zhangliang chromosome 10A, Zo_v1.1, whole genome shotgun sequence genome contains a region encoding:
- the LOC122026285 gene encoding galactan beta-1,4-galactosyltransferase GALS1-like, whose product MKANARKDGNGGAGNGGASPPVTLLPCFDVKAFVAVLVVLTLVMAMWQLHPYESLLSSRSVACPLPAAAAAATARLHKSAISLPLDSSSNSTAFAGPPPKSNLLDLPLRAPPRDPDKRVFQAYGSAAALFVLMGAYRGGPTTFAVVGLASKPTHVYDTPWFKCEWVPNANASAAASSPRPIRAKAYKMLPDWGYGRVYTVVVVNCTFPFNPNSDNAGGKLLLHAYYSAKSRRYEKLVALEESPGSYDEAFFRPPFKYEYLYCGSSLYGNLSASRIREWMAYHTHFFGPSSHFVFHDAGGVSPEVRAVLQPWVTAGRATIQDIRAQAEYDGYYYNQFLVVNDCLHRYRHAANWTFFFDVDEYIHLPDGRPLEAVLHNLSDYTQFTIEQNPMSSKLCVLDQSKNYSQEWGFEKLVFRNSITGIRRDRKYAIRAKNAYATGVHMSENVIGKTTHDTEDMIRYYHYHNSINTIGEPCREFVPMPPPGNVTWFEKIPYVYDDNMKRLAGTIKDFEKQTINATI is encoded by the exons ATGAAAGCAAATGCCAGGAAGGACGGAAATGGAGGAGCAGGAAACGGCGGAGCTTCACCGCCGGTTACTCTCCTCCCCTGCTTCGATGTGAAGGCCTTCGTCGCCGTTCTCGTCGTCCTTACCCTCGTAATGGCCATGTGGCAGCTGCATCCCTACGAATCTCTGCTCAGCTCTCGCTCCGTCGCCTGCCCTCTcccggccgccgccgccgcggcCACCGCCCGCCTCCACAAATCGGCGATCTCCTTGCCTCTCGATTCCTCTTCCAACTCCACCGCCTTCGCGGGTCCGCCCCCAAAATCCAATCTTTTGGATCTGCCTCTGCGAGCTCCGCCGAGGGATCCCGACAAGCGCGTTTTCCAGGCGTACGGCAGCGCCGCCGCCCTCTTCGTCCTCATGGGCGCTTACCGCGGCGGTCCCACCACCTTCGCCGTCGTCGGCCTGGCCTCTAAGCCCACCCATGTCTACGACACCCCCTGGTTCAAATGCGAGTGGGTGCCCAACGCGAACGCCTCCGCCGCCGCCTCCTCGCCGCGGCCCATCCGCGCGAAGGCATACAAAATGCTCCCCGATTGGGGCTACGGCCGCGTCTACACCGTCGTCGTCGTCAACTGCACCTTCCCCTTCAACCCCAACTCCGACAACGCCGGCGGAAAGCTCCTCCTCCACGCCTACTACTCCGCAAAGTCCCGGCGGTACGAGAAGCTGGTGGCTTTGGAGGAGTCGCCGGGCTCCTACGATGAGGCCTTCTTCCGGCCACCGTTCAAGTACGAGTACCTCTACTGCGGCTCCTCCCTCTACGGCAACCTGAGCGCCAGCCGCATCAGGGAGTGGATGGCCTACCACACCCACTTCTTCGGCCCCAGCTCCCACTTCGTCTTCCACGACGCCGGTGGCGTCTCCCCGGAGGTGCGTGCGGTGCTGCAACCGTGGGTGACAGCCGGCCGTGCGACGATTCAGGACATCCGTGCGCAGGCGGAGTACGACGGCTACTACTACAACCAGTTCCTGGTGGTGAACGATTGCTTGCACCGGTACCGGCACGCCGCCAATTGGACCTTCTTCTTCGACGTGGACGAGTACATTCACCTGCCGGACGGAAGGCCGCTCGAAGCCGTGCTGCACAACCTCTCCGACTACACTCAGTTCACCATCGAACAGAATCCCATGTCGAGCAAGCTCTGTGTGCTCGACCAAAGTAAAAACTACTCCCA GGAGTGGGGATTCGAGAAGCTAGTCTTCCGGAACTCGATCACCGGAATCAGGAGAGACCGGAAATACGCCATTCGAGCGAAGAATGCATATGCCACCGGCGTCCACATGTCGGAGAATGTCATCGGCAAGACCACCCACGACACAGAGGACATGATCCGGTACTACCACTACCACAATTCCATCAACACAATAGGCGAACCATGTCGGGAATTTGTTCCGATGCCACCGCCGGGGAACGTGACATGGTTCGAGAAGATCCCGTATGTTTACGACGACAACATGAAGCGTCTCGCCGGGACCATCAAGGACTTTGAGAAGCAAACCATTAATGCAACCATTTGA